From Psychroflexus torquis ATCC 700755, the proteins below share one genomic window:
- the porU gene encoding type IX secretion system sortase PorU, whose translation MKFFITLSFLFIYFIAASQVDKVNINWRNDNKIAQSSEENIDLSQLDANYFDYDDGRQSLNYTHFFNLNSINYRLSNVQSVVVSEKISNQINSIPDELSYKFKLAQGPDFTKLALILNPFYSENNSIYRIVSFEIVPSATSQSSATINRNENLSRNTSAVSNSIFNGGNISKFYVNNTGAHRLDFSFLRSLGITESNIPSSNLKIFGHGGGMLPLVNQDNLYFDPPELSIQVIDGGDGVFNSGDYILFYATNTEGWSEESETNLNLYADRSYYYLTVNSSGGKRMSTLGLPVAAATTTITEFDDYQFYEVDETSLSLVGRKWFGDRFDVETERTYEFAFPNLVQSESIQLNINLGAISPLRSSFTVSINGQPLNSPINLSATRDNNPSSGAQFLTQVNSSNDEVTIQLTYNKNGNPGARGFLDYISLEARRDLIASEVQFKFKNTDVSTLPGVGEYLIQNSSGVDQVWDITDPINPSFISNPNEANTFSFKSPLGSAKEFQAVTSTYFSPSIEFGNEQVPRQNLKGSILTNAQGQFQDIDYLIVTRSDFMSAANRLAQYRRDTDGLVVKTVTVEDIYEEFNSGKQDIGAIRNFVKYIYDNASSPANRIKFLGLIGDASVDYKNRLQGNTNIVPTYQSLGSFSTTVSSFMSDDYFVMMDPSEGQMGSGELMDLAVGRILADTPQRANAMVDKIISSEQKESYAQWRNNFVLISDDADDSNDYGLQVDLDNLGDEISANKPTVNVKKIHSDAFQQVTSAGGNRYPEVNRSITDAIEVGAAVVNYFGHGGEDGLAQERIVTQTNTQDWRNPARFNCFVTITCEFTKFDNPLRMTGGELTFWNEDGGAVSLVTTTRAISVFAGVQFNNVFAPFLFDFSNNNETIAQSVARAKQDISGNGKRIVFFVGDPAMKLPLPKSRVQLSSINDISIGQFTDTLQALGKYKFKGQILNANNQRLQEYKGDLSVIVFDKRIDRQTLGNDGARRNGELAVLDFTTLGESLFRGQASVVNGEFEFEFVLPKDTRLPVDKGRVSLYSSSENQLEEYSGFNTDILIGGLNEDAPEDNQGPLINLYMNDENFVNGGITDNQPFIFALLEDENGINTAGGIGHDIIAILDGDESNPIVLNEYYEAEQDDFTNGKVYFRLRDLEDGEHTLSFKAWDVYNNSQTQDIQFVVAGEDELKITRVLNYPNPFIDYTEFWFNHNRPFEPLEVMVQVFTVTGKLVWTQNQIANTNGFLFRDLSWNGRDDFGNKIGKGVYVYKLTVKSTLTQQKVEKYEKLVIL comes from the coding sequence ATGAAATTCTTTATTACGCTTTCATTCCTTTTTATCTATTTCATCGCTGCTTCACAAGTTGATAAAGTTAATATAAATTGGCGTAATGATAATAAAATTGCTCAATCTTCAGAAGAAAATATTGATTTATCTCAGCTAGATGCTAATTACTTTGATTATGATGATGGCAGACAAAGTTTGAATTATACTCATTTTTTTAATTTAAATTCTATTAATTATAGACTTTCAAATGTTCAATCCGTTGTGGTTTCTGAAAAGATTTCAAATCAAATAAATTCTATTCCTGATGAATTATCTTATAAATTTAAATTAGCTCAAGGACCTGACTTTACAAAGTTGGCTTTAATCTTAAACCCCTTTTATTCTGAAAACAATTCTATTTATAGAATTGTTTCTTTTGAGATTGTTCCTTCAGCCACTTCTCAATCTTCCGCAACCATTAATAGAAATGAAAATCTTTCAAGAAACACTTCTGCTGTTTCCAATTCGATATTTAATGGCGGGAATATTTCTAAGTTTTATGTTAACAACACGGGTGCTCACCGTTTGGATTTTTCATTCCTTAGAAGTTTGGGGATTACTGAAAGTAATATTCCCTCTAGTAACCTTAAAATCTTTGGGCATGGTGGAGGAATGCTCCCTTTAGTAAATCAAGACAACCTTTATTTTGATCCTCCAGAGTTATCTATCCAAGTTATTGATGGTGGAGACGGAGTTTTTAATTCAGGAGATTATATTTTGTTTTATGCAACCAATACTGAAGGGTGGAGTGAAGAAAGTGAAACCAACTTAAATCTTTATGCAGATAGGTCGTATTATTATTTGACAGTGAATTCCTCTGGGGGTAAACGCATGTCAACTTTAGGTCTGCCTGTGGCTGCAGCAACGACTACAATTACAGAATTTGATGATTATCAATTTTATGAAGTCGATGAAACCAGCTTATCACTGGTAGGGCGTAAATGGTTTGGTGATAGGTTTGATGTGGAAACTGAACGAACTTATGAGTTTGCGTTTCCTAATCTTGTTCAGTCGGAGTCTATCCAATTAAATATTAACCTAGGAGCTATTTCCCCATTAAGATCCTCTTTTACTGTTTCGATCAATGGACAGCCTCTAAACAGTCCGATTAATCTTTCGGCGACTAGAGATAATAACCCTTCAAGCGGTGCTCAGTTTTTAACCCAAGTTAATTCAAGTAACGATGAAGTCACGATACAACTTACTTACAACAAAAACGGGAATCCTGGAGCTAGGGGGTTTTTGGACTATATTTCTTTAGAAGCCAGAAGAGATCTTATCGCCAGTGAAGTTCAATTTAAATTTAAAAACACGGATGTGAGTACTTTGCCTGGTGTTGGAGAGTACCTTATCCAAAACTCTTCAGGGGTAGATCAAGTTTGGGATATCACAGATCCTATAAATCCCAGCTTTATATCAAATCCTAATGAAGCCAATACTTTTTCTTTTAAAAGCCCACTAGGATCAGCGAAAGAATTTCAGGCGGTGACTTCCACTTATTTTTCGCCAAGTATAGAATTTGGTAATGAGCAAGTTCCTCGTCAAAATTTGAAGGGGAGTATTCTCACAAATGCCCAAGGTCAGTTTCAAGACATAGATTACCTAATAGTGACACGTTCAGATTTTATGTCAGCTGCCAATAGACTTGCTCAATATAGAAGAGACACTGATGGGCTAGTAGTTAAAACTGTTACAGTTGAGGACATCTACGAAGAATTTAATTCTGGCAAACAAGACATAGGAGCTATTCGGAATTTTGTAAAATATATCTATGATAATGCCTCTTCGCCTGCAAATAGGATTAAATTTTTGGGGTTGATTGGAGATGCTTCTGTAGATTATAAAAATAGGTTGCAAGGAAATACCAATATAGTTCCTACTTATCAAAGTTTAGGAAGCTTTTCTACTACTGTTTCCTCATTTATGTCAGACGATTATTTTGTGATGATGGATCCAAGCGAAGGACAAATGGGTTCTGGTGAACTCATGGATCTAGCCGTTGGTAGAATTTTAGCAGACACTCCACAACGGGCTAATGCGATGGTCGATAAAATAATTTCTTCAGAACAAAAGGAATCATATGCGCAATGGCGAAATAATTTTGTTCTTATTTCTGATGATGCAGATGATTCTAATGATTATGGTCTGCAAGTTGATTTAGATAATCTCGGTGATGAAATTTCGGCGAACAAACCCACGGTTAACGTCAAAAAAATTCATTCTGATGCTTTCCAGCAAGTCACTAGTGCTGGAGGAAATCGATATCCAGAAGTCAACCGTTCTATAACAGACGCCATAGAGGTGGGAGCTGCTGTGGTTAATTATTTTGGGCATGGCGGGGAAGATGGCTTGGCTCAAGAGCGAATCGTTACACAAACTAATACTCAAGACTGGAGAAATCCAGCTCGTTTCAATTGTTTTGTGACGATAACTTGCGAATTCACCAAATTTGATAATCCACTTCGTATGACTGGGGGAGAGCTTACCTTTTGGAATGAAGATGGAGGAGCTGTTTCGTTAGTAACGACGACTAGGGCTATAAGTGTTTTTGCAGGAGTACAGTTTAATAATGTTTTTGCTCCCTTCTTATTTGACTTTTCAAATAATAATGAAACCATAGCTCAATCTGTAGCTAGGGCAAAACAAGACATTTCTGGAAACGGTAAGCGAATTGTCTTTTTCGTTGGAGACCCAGCGATGAAGCTCCCCCTTCCTAAGTCAAGAGTTCAATTATCTAGTATAAATGACATTTCTATAGGTCAATTTACAGATACCTTACAAGCCTTAGGTAAATACAAGTTTAAAGGTCAAATCCTAAATGCCAATAACCAACGACTTCAAGAGTATAAAGGAGATCTTTCGGTTATTGTGTTCGATAAGAGAATCGATAGACAAACCCTAGGAAACGACGGAGCTAGACGAAATGGAGAACTTGCTGTTTTAGACTTTACCACTTTAGGAGAAAGCCTTTTTAGAGGCCAAGCTAGTGTGGTTAATGGTGAGTTTGAATTTGAATTTGTGCTGCCAAAAGACACACGCTTACCCGTAGATAAAGGGAGAGTGAGTTTATATTCTTCTAGTGAAAATCAACTTGAGGAGTATAGTGGGTTTAATACCGATATTTTGATAGGGGGTTTAAATGAAGATGCACCAGAAGATAACCAAGGCCCACTTATAAATCTTTACATGAATGATGAAAACTTTGTGAATGGAGGGATAACTGATAATCAGCCATTTATTTTCGCACTTTTGGAAGATGAAAATGGGATAAATACTGCGGGAGGGATTGGTCATGATATTATAGCGATATTGGATGGAGACGAGTCAAACCCTATCGTATTAAATGAATATTATGAAGCTGAACAGGATGATTTTACAAACGGTAAGGTTTACTTTAGACTCAGAGACTTGGAAGATGGTGAGCATACCTTAAGTTTTAAAGCCTGGGATGTGTACAATAATTCTCAAACTCAAGATATTCAATTTGTAGTCGCCGGAGAAGATGAGCTTAAAATAACTCGGGTCTTAAACTATCCTAATCCATTTATAGATTACACAGAATTTTGGTTTAACCACAACCGTCCTTTCGAGCCTTTGGAAGTGATGGTCCAAGTATTTACAGTTACTGGGAAATTGGTCTGGACACAAAATCAAATTGCTAATACCAACGGATTTCTTTTTAGAGACTTAAGCTGGAATGGGCGAGATGATTTTGGTAATAAAATAGGGAAAGGAGTTTACGTCTATAAATTAACAGTCAAATCTACATTAACTCAACAAAAAGTCGAAAAATATGAAAAACTTGTCATCCTTTAA
- the porV gene encoding type IX secretion system outer membrane channel protein PorV has protein sequence MKSIPLFLIAVLYLSNSLQAQDNRRVITTGVPVLLIAADARSSGMGDQGVATRVDAFSQQWNAAKFAFSETKTGIALSYTPYLRELVNDINLANLSYFNRINERSAFAASIRYFALGEVELRQTADQVPRIESPNEFAIDLSYSLRLSEQFSMAVTGRFINSNLRIPTGIADASAASSFGADVSMFYRSEEKFYKDFNGRWRGGLAISNIGPKIKYDAAGDENFLPTNFKAGAGFDFILDASNTIGIHLEINKLLVPTPPVFEIENGVLTPEAQQAFLDYNRQSEFGAIFSSWGDAPDGISEELREITWALGAEYWFDNSFALRLGYFNESRDKGFRKFVTMGAGFKYSTINIDASYLFSTSTVQNPLEGTLRFGLTFNIGDGTYIEY, from the coding sequence ATGAAATCAATACCATTATTTTTAATCGCCGTTTTATACTTAAGCAACAGTTTACAGGCTCAAGACAATAGAAGAGTCATTACTACAGGAGTCCCTGTCCTTCTTATTGCTGCAGACGCTAGGTCTTCTGGTATGGGAGATCAAGGGGTGGCCACCAGAGTCGATGCCTTTTCTCAACAATGGAATGCTGCTAAGTTTGCCTTCTCAGAAACAAAAACGGGGATAGCCCTGTCCTATACACCTTACTTAAGAGAGCTCGTAAATGATATAAATCTAGCAAATCTTTCCTATTTTAATAGGATTAATGAGCGAAGTGCTTTCGCAGCGAGTATTCGTTATTTTGCTTTAGGTGAAGTTGAATTAAGACAAACTGCAGATCAAGTTCCTAGAATTGAATCTCCAAATGAGTTTGCTATAGATCTAAGTTACTCTTTGCGTTTAAGTGAACAATTTTCTATGGCGGTAACAGGCCGTTTTATCAACTCCAATTTGAGGATTCCAACTGGAATCGCAGATGCTTCTGCAGCGAGTAGTTTTGGAGCAGACGTCTCTATGTTTTATAGAAGTGAGGAAAAGTTTTATAAAGATTTTAATGGTCGCTGGAGAGGTGGTTTAGCTATAAGTAATATCGGACCCAAAATAAAGTATGATGCTGCTGGAGATGAAAACTTCCTGCCAACTAACTTTAAAGCGGGTGCTGGTTTTGACTTTATTTTAGATGCTTCCAATACTATTGGTATACATTTAGAGATCAATAAATTATTAGTGCCGACACCACCTGTATTCGAGATTGAAAACGGTGTGTTAACCCCTGAAGCTCAACAGGCGTTTTTAGATTATAATCGTCAAAGCGAGTTTGGAGCTATTTTCTCATCGTGGGGAGATGCACCTGATGGGATTTCAGAAGAACTTCGAGAAATTACTTGGGCCCTAGGCGCAGAGTATTGGTTTGATAATAGCTTTGCGTTAAGATTGGGTTATTTTAATGAATCTCGAGACAAAGGCTTTAGAAAATTTGTAACAATGGGAGCTGGTTTTAAATATTCAACCATCAATATAGACGCCTCCTATTTGTTTTCGACTTCTACGGTTCAAAATCCACTGGAAGGAACCTTAAGATTTGGTCTTACGTTTAATATCGGAGACGGAACTTATATAGAATATTAA
- the cdd gene encoding cytidine deaminase, which yields MIEKELKTTIQIFDDINELPLSIQNLMKSAFEARDNAYAPYSKFKVGAALILDTGEVVTGNNQENASFPSGLCAERTAIYAAGANYPKAIIKAMAISATSEKHDVLEPIAPCGACRQAIAEYEQKQEQPIEIYFTGTAGKVIKVDALLDILPLAFNNKFL from the coding sequence ATGATAGAAAAAGAACTAAAAACAACTATTCAAATTTTTGATGATATAAACGAGCTCCCATTGTCTATTCAAAATCTTATGAAAAGTGCTTTTGAAGCTAGAGATAATGCATATGCTCCTTACTCAAAATTTAAGGTAGGTGCCGCATTGATTTTGGATACTGGAGAAGTGGTGACGGGTAACAACCAAGAAAATGCATCATTTCCTTCTGGGCTTTGTGCAGAGCGTACTGCTATTTACGCAGCTGGAGCAAATTATCCTAAGGCTATTATCAAAGCCATGGCAATTTCAGCAACTTCAGAAAAGCATGACGTTTTAGAACCTATAGCTCCATGTGGGGCTTGTCGACAGGCTATTGCTGAATATGAGCAAAAGCAAGAGCAACCCATAGAAATATATTTTACAGGAACGGCTGGTAAAGTCATAAAAGTAGATGCTTTACTAGACATTTTACCTTTAGCCTTTAATAATAAGTTTCTATAA
- the pdhA gene encoding pyruvate dehydrogenase (acetyl-transferring) E1 component subunit alpha: MKKITKKTYLKWYEDMLFWRKFEDKLAQVYIQQKVRGFLHLYNGQEAILAGALHVMDLEKDKMITAYRNHVQPIGMGVDPKRVMAELFGKATGTSQGLGGSMHIFSKEHRFYGGHGIVGGQIPLGAGLAFADKYFNTNAVTLCFLGDGAARQGSLHETLNMAANWNLPVVFCVENNGYAMGTSVKRTSSSEDIWKLGLAYEIPSGPVDGMDPTKVAEALDEAITRARDGKGPTFLDLKTYRYRGHSMSDAQKYRTKDEVEEYQKIDPISKVKKTLLDKKYATEDDLKTIDKRVKDKVKECEKFADESDYPDKNVMYDVVYEQKDYPFISHKL; this comes from the coding sequence ATGAAAAAAATAACGAAGAAGACGTATTTGAAATGGTATGAAGACATGCTGTTTTGGAGAAAATTTGAAGATAAGTTAGCTCAAGTCTATATTCAACAAAAGGTTAGAGGTTTCTTACATCTATATAATGGACAAGAAGCTATCCTAGCTGGTGCTCTTCATGTGATGGATTTGGAGAAAGATAAAATGATTACGGCATATAGAAATCATGTTCAGCCTATTGGTATGGGTGTAGACCCAAAACGAGTTATGGCAGAATTGTTTGGAAAAGCAACTGGTACCTCTCAAGGTTTGGGTGGATCTATGCACATTTTCTCTAAAGAACATCGTTTTTATGGTGGTCATGGTATTGTTGGAGGACAAATCCCTTTGGGAGCGGGTCTTGCCTTTGCGGATAAATATTTCAATACCAATGCAGTGACTTTATGTTTTTTAGGTGATGGTGCCGCTAGACAGGGTTCTCTTCATGAGACCCTTAATATGGCTGCAAACTGGAACTTACCAGTAGTATTTTGTGTTGAAAACAACGGTTACGCGATGGGAACTTCAGTAAAAAGAACCTCTAGCTCCGAAGACATTTGGAAATTAGGCTTAGCTTACGAAATACCCTCTGGGCCTGTAGATGGCATGGATCCTACTAAGGTTGCTGAGGCTCTTGATGAAGCGATTACTAGAGCAAGAGATGGAAAAGGGCCTACTTTTCTCGATTTAAAAACGTATCGTTATAGAGGTCACTCTATGAGTGATGCTCAAAAATATAGAACAAAAGACGAGGTAGAGGAATATCAAAAAATTGATCCTATTTCTAAAGTGAAGAAAACACTTTTAGATAAAAAATATGCTACCGAAGATGATCTTAAGACGATTGATAAGCGGGTAAAAGACAAAGTTAAAGAATGTGAAAAATTCGCCGACGAGTCTGATTATCCAGACAAAAACGTGATGTACGATGTTGTTTACGAACAAAAAGATTATCCTTTCATTTCTCATAAATTATAA
- a CDS encoding pyruvate dehydrogenase complex dihydrolipoamide acetyltransferase produces MAEVVNMPRLSDTMEEGVVAKWLKQKGDKVEEGEILAEIETDKATMEFESFHDGVLLHIGVEEGEGAPVDTLLAIIGEEGEDISDLIKNSGKENSSDGKAEKTEAVDSTKSTSKEEAIEDTDEDDAEVPDGVEVVTMPRLSDTMEEGTVSTWLKSVGDDVKEGEILAEIETDKATMEFESFYTGKLLYIGIGEGESAPVDDVLAVIGPEGTDVDKVLKSLKPEGKSSKSKSDSSSDKESESFSEETKEVPKASAPLELDVDENADNTDEQGRILASPLAKKIAEDKGIDLRKVSGSGDHGRIVKKDVENFKPSVQPAEVKTEKVSIEEPKEQPSLPVAELYTPAGEESFEDVKNSQMRKTIAKRLLESKNSAPHYYLNIEVDMENAMASRSHINEMPDVKVSFNDLVIKASAMALRKHPQVNSSWDGEVTKIANHIHVGVAVAVDEGLLVPVLEFADQQSLTQIGSNVKNLAGKAKNKKLQPNEMEGSTFTVSNLGMFGITEFTSIINQPNSAILSVGTIVEKPVVKKGEIVVGHTMILTLACDHRTVDGATGAKFLQTLKIYLENPVTMLA; encoded by the coding sequence ATGGCTGAAGTAGTAAATATGCCAAGACTTAGTGACACCATGGAAGAAGGTGTTGTCGCTAAATGGCTAAAACAAAAAGGAGATAAGGTAGAGGAAGGCGAAATTTTAGCTGAAATCGAAACCGATAAAGCAACGATGGAGTTTGAATCTTTCCACGACGGTGTGCTTCTGCATATTGGAGTTGAGGAGGGTGAAGGAGCTCCTGTAGATACCCTTCTAGCCATCATTGGTGAAGAAGGAGAAGATATAAGCGATCTTATTAAAAACTCTGGCAAAGAAAATTCCTCTGATGGAAAAGCTGAGAAAACTGAAGCAGTGGATTCTACAAAATCCACTTCCAAAGAAGAAGCAATTGAAGACACTGATGAAGACGATGCCGAAGTTCCCGATGGAGTAGAGGTGGTTACTATGCCAAGGCTAAGTGACACCATGGAAGAAGGAACAGTCTCCACTTGGCTAAAGTCAGTAGGAGATGATGTAAAAGAAGGCGAAATTTTAGCTGAAATCGAAACCGATAAAGCGACGATGGAATTCGAATCTTTCTATACAGGTAAACTTCTATATATAGGTATAGGTGAAGGTGAATCTGCACCAGTTGATGATGTTCTTGCGGTTATAGGACCAGAAGGAACAGATGTTGATAAAGTTTTAAAATCTCTTAAACCCGAAGGAAAAAGTTCAAAATCAAAATCTGACTCTAGTTCAGACAAAGAAAGTGAATCATTTTCTGAAGAGACTAAAGAGGTTCCTAAGGCGTCAGCACCACTGGAGTTAGACGTTGATGAAAATGCAGATAACACAGATGAACAAGGAAGAATACTAGCCTCTCCTTTAGCTAAGAAAATTGCTGAAGATAAAGGGATAGACCTCAGAAAGGTTAGTGGATCTGGTGATCATGGAAGAATCGTGAAGAAAGATGTTGAAAACTTCAAGCCTTCAGTGCAACCAGCTGAAGTTAAAACTGAAAAAGTTTCCATAGAAGAACCAAAAGAACAACCTTCCTTACCAGTAGCTGAACTGTATACTCCTGCTGGGGAAGAGTCATTTGAAGATGTGAAAAACTCTCAAATGAGGAAAACGATCGCTAAACGATTGTTAGAATCTAAAAATTCTGCTCCTCATTATTACCTCAATATTGAGGTGGATATGGAAAATGCCATGGCTTCCAGATCTCATATCAACGAAATGCCAGACGTTAAAGTTTCCTTTAATGATCTTGTGATTAAAGCTTCTGCGATGGCATTGAGAAAACACCCTCAAGTCAATTCATCATGGGATGGTGAGGTAACTAAAATAGCAAATCATATTCACGTTGGTGTAGCTGTAGCGGTTGACGAAGGTTTACTTGTTCCTGTATTGGAATTTGCAGATCAACAGAGTTTAACTCAAATTGGCTCCAATGTAAAAAACCTTGCCGGTAAAGCAAAAAATAAAAAATTACAGCCTAACGAAATGGAGGGCAGTACATTTACAGTTTCCAACTTAGGTATGTTTGGAATTACTGAATTTACGAGCATTATTAACCAACCCAATTCTGCGATTTTATCAGTAGGTACTATTGTAGAGAAGCCAGTGGT